One Actinoplanes missouriensis 431 DNA segment encodes these proteins:
- a CDS encoding ROK family transcriptional regulator gives MYVFLPAAPHVRLLRLLRDQGPVSRAELGDRLELSRPRLLAEVERLVAAELIVEAGMAASRGGRRSTLVELDPRLRFAAVDLGATSIDVELTNGRLEPIAAYREPADIRSGPRATLQRVNDLLAKARIDGVYDRLNGVGIGVPGPVSFRDGVPVSPPIMPGWDRYPVRELLTREYGCPAVVDNDVNIMAIGERHGGVAHSVDDFLFVKIGTGVGCGIHLAGGVFRGVDGCAGDIGHIQVEAHGPACSCGNTGCLEALFGGAALARDAMAAARSGESPALAARLGSSTTTTLTARDVADGAAEGDITCIRLIRDGGRRVGSVLATLVSFANPSMIVIGGGLANLGHVLLAEIRSVVYRRSLPLATGNLPVVLSELGSRAGVTGAAVLASDAVFEQAS, from the coding sequence GTGTACGTGTTCCTGCCCGCGGCTCCCCACGTCCGGCTCCTGCGCCTGCTCCGCGACCAGGGCCCGGTGTCCCGCGCCGAGCTCGGCGACCGCCTGGAGCTGAGCCGTCCGCGCCTGCTCGCCGAGGTCGAGCGCCTGGTCGCCGCCGAGCTGATCGTCGAGGCCGGGATGGCGGCGTCCCGGGGCGGACGCCGGTCCACGCTCGTCGAGCTGGACCCCCGGCTCCGTTTCGCCGCGGTCGACCTGGGCGCCACCTCGATCGACGTGGAGCTGACGAACGGGCGGCTGGAGCCGATCGCGGCGTACCGGGAACCGGCCGACATCCGCTCCGGCCCCCGCGCCACCCTGCAGCGGGTCAACGACCTGCTGGCGAAGGCGCGGATCGACGGCGTCTACGACCGGCTGAACGGGGTGGGCATCGGCGTGCCGGGCCCGGTGAGCTTCCGGGACGGGGTGCCGGTCTCCCCGCCGATCATGCCGGGTTGGGACCGCTATCCGGTGCGCGAGCTGCTGACCAGGGAGTACGGCTGCCCCGCAGTGGTCGACAACGACGTGAACATCATGGCGATCGGTGAGCGGCACGGCGGGGTCGCGCACTCCGTCGACGACTTCCTGTTCGTCAAGATCGGTACGGGTGTCGGCTGTGGCATCCACCTGGCCGGTGGCGTCTTCCGCGGGGTGGACGGCTGCGCCGGCGACATCGGGCACATCCAGGTCGAGGCGCACGGTCCGGCCTGCTCGTGCGGCAACACCGGCTGCCTGGAGGCGCTGTTCGGCGGCGCCGCGCTGGCCCGCGACGCGATGGCGGCGGCGCGCTCCGGCGAGTCCCCGGCGCTCGCCGCCCGTCTCGGCTCGTCCACGACGACGACGCTGACCGCCCGGGACGTCGCCGACGGCGCCGCCGAGGGGGACATCACCTGCATCCGGTTGATCCGCGACGGGGGGCGCCGGGTCGGCAGCGTGCTGGCGACGCTCGTCTCGTTCGCCAATCCGTCGATGATCGTCATCGGGGGTGGGTTGGCGAACCTCGGCCATGTGCTGCTCGCCGAGATCCGCAGCGTGGTCTACCGCCGGTCGCTGCCGCTGGCGACAGGCAACCTTCCCGTGGTCCTCTCCGAGCTGGGCAGCCGAGCCGGTGTCACCGGCGCCGCCGTGCTGGCCAGCGACGCCGTCTTCGAGCAGGCATCATGA